The DNA window ACGGAAATTATTTCACTGAAATCAGGATTGATCAATTGCATTAAGAATTCTTTTTCGTCTTTTTTGTTTTTTAATGAAACAGTTTGATTAACAAAATGTATACGCTCACCTGTTGTATTTTTGGTCAGTTTTTTAGTTCCAAAGTTTCTGATGTTTCCCATGTACTTTGCAACCTTAGCTATTTTTTCTGCATTACTTGGATACAAATACATTTCACTAATCTGATCAGCATTAAAAGCTTCATTTTTTTTAGAAATACTGTCTTTGACTGAAACTTTGTAGATCTGTCCTTTTTTTGCTTCAATTTTTCCACAAAAACCTTTGTGAGAGCTTCCGTCTTTTAAAACAATGGTAGATGTTTTTTTAGGGGATGGAAGGTTGAATCCTTCATTGAAGAGATAAGTTTCCATTTTCTTGATCTCTTCTTTTGAGTATTTTACCTTGTCTTGTGCAAAAGAAGCTGTACTTACAAAGCATAATGCAAGCAGTAGAGTTTTAAATTTCATAGATTATTGTTTTTTATTGGCGTAAAAATAACAATTTAAACCACTTATTGTTAAAATAAATTATGGTCATATTTAGTTTTTACAATTATTGCTAAATGTGTAATTTTAAAGAAATTTTTAGAAATGATATACGGAGTAGATATTTTCAGTTTCCATGATGTATTGGAAATCTGTAAAAAACCAAATAAAGCTAAACTTAATAAAGCAGCAAAAGAGCAGATTTTAAAATCTCAAAAGAATGTTCAGGAAATTGTGGCATCGGATCGATGTGTTTATGGTATAAATACCGGTTTTGGTCCTCTTTGTGATACTAAAATTTCTGCCGATGAAACAGCGCAGTTACAATATAATTTAATTATCTCTCATGCCGTAGGAGTTGGAAAGCCAATTCACAAAGATTTTTCTAAGATCATGATGATCGCTAAAGTTCATGCATTGTCAAAGGGATATTCAGGAGTTTCTATGGAGGTTATTGAGAGGCTTATTCTAATGCTTGAAAAAGATATCATTCCTGTAGTTCCTGAGCAAGGGTCTGTAGGGGCTTCAGGAGATTTAGCTCCATTAGCTCATTTAGTACTTCCTTTATTAGGTTTAGGACAGGTTTGGGAAGGTGAAAATATTTATGAAACGGCTGAAATTTTAGAAAAACATAATCTGGAACCTTTGACATTAGGACCAAAAGAAGGATTAGGATTAATTAATGGAACTCAATTTATCCTGGCTCACGCTATTAAAGGATTAGAGAAATTCGAATATTTATTAGATCTGGCAGATATGACTGCTGCAATGAGTCTCGAAGCTTACAGAGGTTCTGAGAGCCCATTTAAAAAGGAACTTCATGATATCAGGCCATTTGAAGGAAGTAAAAAAGTGGCAGCAAGAATGCTGAAATTCCTTAAGAATTCTGAGAATATGAAAGCACATGAAGACTGTGAAAGAGTACAGGATCCTTATTCAATGCGATGTGTTCCTCAGGTACACGGAGCTAGCAGAAATGCTTATGAGCATCTGAAACAGATGGCTGAAACAGAATTGAATTCCGTAACAGATAATCCAATTATATTAAGTGCT is part of the Chryseobacterium paludis genome and encodes:
- the hutH gene encoding histidine ammonia-lyase, with product MIYGVDIFSFHDVLEICKKPNKAKLNKAAKEQILKSQKNVQEIVASDRCVYGINTGFGPLCDTKISADETAQLQYNLIISHAVGVGKPIHKDFSKIMMIAKVHALSKGYSGVSMEVIERLILMLEKDIIPVVPEQGSVGASGDLAPLAHLVLPLLGLGQVWEGENIYETAEILEKHNLEPLTLGPKEGLGLINGTQFILAHAIKGLEKFEYLLDLADMTAAMSLEAYRGSESPFKKELHDIRPFEGSKKVAARMLKFLKNSENMKAHEDCERVQDPYSMRCVPQVHGASRNAYEHLKQMAETELNSVTDNPIILSAEESISGGNFHGQLMAMPLDYATLAAAELGNISDRRSYLLLEGKYGLPRLLTESSGLNSGFMIPQYTSAALVTENKTLCFPASADSIPTSLGQEDHVSMGSISGRKFNQVLGNLVNILSVELMFAAQGLEFRRPAKCSKIIEENFAILRTKVAKLEDDRLIGKDMLAIAELINDRKFIVN